The Cytobacillus oceanisediminis genomic interval ATGGTCCATCCAAATGATGAGGGCTATAAAATATATGCAGATACACTAATCAAGAAAATAAGAGAATTAGCCGGCAGTCATACAGAGATTGCGGAACTTTCTGCCCCCATTCATGAAAATGAGGATATCGAAATAGCATCCATCCCTCATGTTACCGATATATCGGGTTCATTTATTCACAAAGACGGCATTTGGGAGAGCAGTAAGGCGGGTGACAGTCTTGAATATCGATTTAGCGGCCCTTTCCTTGGGGTCAATATGATTCGAAGCGAAAAAGGCGGGAAGATGGATGTTTTTATAGATGATATTTATATTACATCTTTATCTGCCTGGTGGCCTCTGACTAAAGAAAGATATCAATATATTGTCAGCGGCCTCGAAAACGGACCGCATCATGTGAAGTTTATTGTGACTAAAGAAAAATCAGTGAATAACAGTACTGACGATGCAGTTATTCAAATTTCTTCCATACTTATAAAATCAGAATAGCAAAGTTTTTTCGTTCGAAAGAGGAGAGCAATTCATGAAGAGTTTATTCAAGAATTTTATTAATGGGATTCTAACGATTGTGCCCATTATTTTAGCAATATTTGTTGTGGTCAAAACCTTTTTGTTTCTTGATGGCATTACAGGGAATCTCTTAAAGCCTTATTTAAAGGATGATTATATCCCTGGAATAGGATTGCTCGCTACACTTATCCTGATTACCTTATTAGGATGGCTTTCAACAAAATTCATTACCGGATCCATTATTAAGCTTGCAGATCGACTGCTGGAGAGAATTCCTCTGGTTAAAACGATTTACACTGTCATTAAAGATACTGTTCATTCCTTCCTTGGTGAAAAGAAATCATTCTCAAAAGTAGCATTGATTACAATCCCAGGAACTGAAATGAAGAGCCTTGGGTTTATTACTTCGGAAGGACTGGAAGATTTTTATGACCCGCTGAGGGAATATGCAGCTGTCTATGTACCCCAAACCTTTCAGGTTGCAGGCTTCACGTTTCTAATACCTAAAGAGCAAATAGAAATCATAGATGTTAAGCCCGAAAATGCAATGAAATTTATTCTATCTGGGGGAATGACCTCGAAGGGAACTCCAGACAAGGAACGAAGTTTATAAAAAATCATGTATAAAGCCGCCCAATCATTGGCGGCTTTTTCTGATTATTTCGCAGTAACTGTCATTACTGTTGATGTACCTCTCGTTACGGCTCCTGCTGCATTCTTCTCAAGAGATGCAACCTGGTCGCCATTGGTGACAATAATCGGTGTGACTGTACTCTTTGCCTTTTCTTTAACTAGAGCTAAATCAAAAGTGACAAGCTTATCACCTTGGCTGACCTTTGATCCCTCGGAAATATGGGTCTCAAACCCTTCCCCTTTCATCGAAACCGTTTCAAGGCCAATATGAATTAAAATCTCGGCACCATTCTCAGCACGAATGCCAATTGCATGCTTGGTAGGGAACACTTGAACTACTTCTCCATTTACCGGGGAAACGACTACCCCTTCAGAAGGTTCGATTGCAATACCGTCCCCCATCATTCTTTCTGCAAAAACTGGATCGGGCACTTCTTCCAGTTTAACTGCTGTACCTGTCAAAGCAGCCTTAACCTCAATTGCTTTGACCGTTTCCTTTTTGCCGAATAATTTTTTAAACATAAAAACACCTTCCATTTCTTAGTTTGCATCATTAAATAATGGCAGAAATTCTTTGTAGCCTTCTTCCTCCATCTTTTCCTTGGGGATAAACCGAAGCGCAGCAGAATTAATGCAATAACGGAGGCCAGCAGGTCCCGGTCCATCATCAAAAACATGTCCCAGATGGGAATCAGCCGTTTTACTTCTCACTTCAGTCCTGACCATAAAGTGACTGCGGTCTTCCTTTTCCAGAACTTCTTCATCTTCAATAGGCTTAGTGAAGCTCGGCCAGCCACAGCCGGCATCATATTTGTCTTTTGAGCTGAAAAGAGGCTTGCCAGAAACAATATCAACATAGATTCCGTCTCTGAACTCATTCCAATATTCATTTCGGAATGGCGGTTCTGTCCCATTATTCTGGGTTACTTCATATTGCATTGGACCAAGTTTTTGCTTTAAATCTTCTTTATTTTTTGTCATTTACTTTCACCCCAATGCTTATTAATAAATGCCTTTCTTCCAGACCCGGTTTGATAGGCATTGTATCTTTCCGGATTCTTTTTGTAATAATGCTGGTGATAGTCTTCTGCAGGGTAAAAGTCAGAAGCAGGCAGAATCTTAGTAACAATCGGTTTTGTAAAAGGACCGGTTTCTTCAAGCTTTTGTTTTGATTCTTCTGCTGTCTGTTTTTGTTTTGCATTATGATAGAAAATAGCCGTCTGATAGGATTGACCTCGATCATAAAACTGGCCGCCTTCATCAGTTGGATCTATCTGCTGCCAATATAGTTCAAGAAGCTTTTCATAAGGGAAAACCTCAGGATCAAATGTTATTTGAACCGCTTCATAATGGCCAGTGGTTTCGGAACAGACTTCCTGATAAGTTGGATTTTTCACATTCCCTCCGGTATATCCGGATTTTACTTCTTTAATTCCAGGCTGTTCATCAAAAGGCTTTACCATACACCAAAAGCAGCCTCCTGCAAATGTTGCCTTTTCAAATTGTTTCTCTGTCATTTACTCCACCTCTTTCCGGCACTTTTCTATCTTTTATTTTTCCCTTAGAAAGATGATTTAAAGCTATATACATAAGATTAATGAAAAGATTCATTATATGCAAAAGAAACCTCTTTGCTGAAGAGGTTTCTGAATTTTTACATTCTTTTGCTCTTTACTCCACCGCTCAATTTTTTCCAGCGTTTGCGCTCTTCAGATTGGGCTCTCTTATCCTGCTTTCTGTCCAAATAAGCGAGTTCCTTGAGAAGCTTTTTATAGCTGTTAAGACGTGCCCTTGATATGCTTCCATCCTCTATTAACCTATGCACAGCGCAGCCTGGCTCATTTTCATGTGTACAGTCCCTGAATCTGCAGTTTTCAGCGGCTTGCTCAATATCTGTGAAGCTTTCAGAAAGCCCGCTTTCACTTTCCCACAGCTGAAGCTCTCTCATTCCTGGAGTATCAATTAATATGGCACCCTCAGGAAGAAGGATGAGTTCCCGATGGGTAGTTGTATGCTTTCCTTTATCATCACTTATTCTAATATCCTGGACTTTTTGCTTATCCGCGCCTAGAAGGTAATTTGTAAGAGTGGATTTCCCTACGCCTGAAGAGCCGAGTAAGGCGATTGTTTTTCCTGGCTCTAAAAACGGCTTAAGCTGGTCTATTCCCTTCTCTTCAATGACACTGATTGAGATAACAGGAACACCCATGGCAACACTATCCACCTCAGCAAGCTTACCCTCCAGATTTTCACAAAGGTCAGCCTTGGTAAGAACAATGACAGGAGTTGCCCCGCTTTCCCATGATAAAAGCAAATAACGTTCCAATCTCCTTAAGTTAAGATCCTCGTTAAGAGAATTAACCAGGAAAATAGTGTCTACATTAGCTGCTACAATTTGCTCTTCAGTATTCATCCCTGCAGTTTTCCGTGAAAATTTGCTTTTTCTTGGAAGGACTGCATGAATCGTACCTCGCTGTTCGCCCGCCCTTTCTTTGATGACAACCCAGTCACCGACAGCAGGATAATCTTCCCTTGATGATGCATCGAAAGAAAACTTCCCTGATACTTCACAAAGCATTTCCCCGTTATCTGCCCAAACGCGATACATTCTTTTATGCTCTAGTGCAACACGGCCAATTTGATACTCTTTTTCTTCATACGCTGAAAACGCCTGTTTAAAGAAGTTATTAAATCCAAATTTATTGATTGTCAATGTTTGTTCCTCCATGCTTATAGAAATTTAATTTACATATAAAAAACCATAGGCAATCAGCCCATGGTTTGATAATGCAAAGTTCAATAAGCAGTGGAAAACTAACTGGTCCGCTCGATTAAACGATCTCCATTTGGGCTGTGCCTGAATTATTTACAATGAACGTATTTGCATAAAGTTCTCTTTTCATAGCACATCACCCACTTTCGTCTATTTGTTTATATTATATGGAATATTGCACCAGAAGTAAAGCCCTTTTATTTTCTTTACTTCATTTTCCCAATGCGGCATTCACCCAGGCAATAGCATATGTTCTTGAGGCAATTCTGATTCCAGACTAATGGGTTCAAATACTCGTTAACAGAAAAAGGAATCCTTTGCGAAAGGATTCCTTTTTCTCATTTAACCGGCACAAGAAGAGTAAAACGAATATCGTCATGCTTTAAATTAAATTCATCCACTTTTACTTTCACATCACTTTT includes:
- the msrA gene encoding peptide-methionine (S)-S-oxide reductase MsrA; translated protein: MTEKQFEKATFAGGCFWCMVKPFDEQPGIKEVKSGYTGGNVKNPTYQEVCSETTGHYEAVQITFDPEVFPYEKLLELYWQQIDPTDEGGQFYDRGQSYQTAIFYHNAKQKQTAEESKQKLEETGPFTKPIVTKILPASDFYPAEDYHQHYYKKNPERYNAYQTGSGRKAFINKHWGESK
- a CDS encoding PTS sugar transporter subunit IIA, whose product is MFKKLFGKKETVKAIEVKAALTGTAVKLEEVPDPVFAERMMGDGIAIEPSEGVVVSPVNGEVVQVFPTKHAIGIRAENGAEILIHIGLETVSMKGEGFETHISEGSKVSQGDKLVTFDLALVKEKAKSTVTPIIVTNGDQVASLEKNAAGAVTRGTSTVMTVTAK
- the msrB gene encoding peptide-methionine (R)-S-oxide reductase MsrB, yielding MTKNKEDLKQKLGPMQYEVTQNNGTEPPFRNEYWNEFRDGIYVDIVSGKPLFSSKDKYDAGCGWPSFTKPIEDEEVLEKEDRSHFMVRTEVRSKTADSHLGHVFDDGPGPAGLRYCINSAALRFIPKEKMEEEGYKEFLPLFNDAN
- the rsgA gene encoding ribosome small subunit-dependent GTPase A, with translation MTINKFGFNNFFKQAFSAYEEKEYQIGRVALEHKRMYRVWADNGEMLCEVSGKFSFDASSREDYPAVGDWVVIKERAGEQRGTIHAVLPRKSKFSRKTAGMNTEEQIVAANVDTIFLVNSLNEDLNLRRLERYLLLSWESGATPVIVLTKADLCENLEGKLAEVDSVAMGVPVISISVIEEKGIDQLKPFLEPGKTIALLGSSGVGKSTLTNYLLGADKQKVQDIRISDDKGKHTTTHRELILLPEGAILIDTPGMRELQLWESESGLSESFTDIEQAAENCRFRDCTHENEPGCAVHRLIEDGSISRARLNSYKKLLKELAYLDRKQDKRAQSEERKRWKKLSGGVKSKRM
- a CDS encoding DUF502 domain-containing protein, whose product is MKSLFKNFINGILTIVPIILAIFVVVKTFLFLDGITGNLLKPYLKDDYIPGIGLLATLILITLLGWLSTKFITGSIIKLADRLLERIPLVKTIYTVIKDTVHSFLGEKKSFSKVALITIPGTEMKSLGFITSEGLEDFYDPLREYAAVYVPQTFQVAGFTFLIPKEQIEIIDVKPENAMKFILSGGMTSKGTPDKERSL